The Thermanaerovibrio acidaminovorans DSM 6589 genome contains a region encoding:
- a CDS encoding V-type ATP synthase subunit K: MNPIIEAMVSQLGPVLAMFGAALAAGVAGCGSAKGIGIANEAAAGIMTEDPKKFGLALILVALPGTQGIYGLLTAFFAIQKAGLLGGAPVAVSVWQGLGIFAACMPIALAGYISAIFQGKSSAATILMISKRPEEIGKAVILPAMVETYAVLALLMSIILLNSVKVG; encoded by the coding sequence ATGAATCCCATCATTGAGGCCATGGTTAGTCAGCTCGGACCGGTTCTTGCCATGTTCGGTGCCGCCCTCGCCGCTGGCGTGGCGGGATGTGGATCTGCCAAGGGGATAGGCATAGCCAACGAGGCGGCGGCGGGGATAATGACCGAGGATCCCAAGAAGTTCGGCCTTGCGCTGATACTGGTGGCCCTTCCTGGAACCCAGGGTATATACGGCCTTCTCACCGCCTTCTTCGCCATTCAGAAGGCGGGCCTCCTGGGCGGTGCCCCGGTGGCGGTCTCGGTTTGGCAGGGGCTCGGCATCTTTGCCGCCTGCATGCCAATAGCCCTGGCGGGCTACATCTCCGCCATCTTCCAGGGGAAGTCCTCCGCCGCCACCATCCTCATGATATCCAAGAGGCCCGAGGAGATAGGTAAGGCGGTCATCCTGCCCGCCATGGTGGAGACCTACGCGGTTCTGGCGTTGCTCATGAGCATCATCCTGCTCAACAGCGTCAAGGTCGGATAG
- a CDS encoding V-type ATP synthase subunit E — protein sequence MALADIKAKIEADAREQAEAILQRARGQAEEIRRKAQQEIEDIRHSFEERFAKEAPEISKRREAVARLDVEREMLNAKRRLISMVFDEALNQMISLDRAKREPFVERLLLASVQDGDEVVVVGPSEDLITEDWLKGFNDRHGKSLTLSDRRDPSIKGGFVVERGKISTNCTWEMLLRVFQEEREAEVVRQLFADR from the coding sequence ATGGCTTTGGCGGACATTAAGGCCAAGATAGAGGCCGATGCGAGGGAACAGGCGGAGGCCATCCTACAGCGGGCTAGGGGACAGGCCGAGGAGATAAGGCGTAAGGCCCAGCAGGAGATAGAGGACATAAGGCACTCCTTCGAGGAGAGGTTCGCCAAGGAGGCCCCTGAGATATCCAAGCGCAGGGAGGCGGTTGCCCGGCTCGACGTGGAGCGGGAGATGCTGAACGCCAAGAGGCGCCTCATATCCATGGTCTTCGATGAGGCCCTGAACCAGATGATCTCCCTTGATAGGGCCAAGAGGGAGCCCTTCGTGGAGCGGTTGCTGCTCGCCTCGGTCCAGGATGGGGACGAGGTGGTGGTGGTGGGACCCTCGGAGGACCTCATAACTGAGGATTGGCTTAAGGGCTTCAACGATCGCCACGGCAAGTCCCTAACCCTTTCGGACCGCAGGGATCCGTCCATAAAGGGCGGCTTCGTGGTGGAGCGGGGTAAGATATCCACCAACTGCACTTGGGAGATGTTGCTCAGGGTTTTCCAGGAGGAGAGGGAGGCAGAAGTGGTGAGGCAGCTCTTTGCCGACCGCTGA